In Candidatus Defluviilinea proxima, a single genomic region encodes these proteins:
- a CDS encoding TlpA family protein disulfide reductase has translation MQRTTPLILLGLGLILIAASGYFILQNPSAQSDLSAVPAQVNYASPELTLTDTQGITHSLADYKGQVVLVNLWATWCPPCKDEMPTLDAYYNKHKEDGFIIIAINDGDPAPEVIQFVKDYRLTFPVWIDLNYTATEQVFKTLNLPSSFVIDRNGTIRLQWVGGINSKMLEKFVTPIIEEKL, from the coding sequence ATGCAACGAACCACACCACTAATCTTATTGGGATTGGGACTTATCCTGATCGCCGCTTCCGGATATTTTATTTTACAAAACCCTTCGGCTCAATCTGACCTTTCAGCTGTTCCAGCACAAGTGAACTATGCTTCCCCCGAACTGACTCTGACCGACACCCAAGGCATTACTCACTCCCTCGCCGATTACAAAGGACAGGTCGTGCTCGTCAACTTGTGGGCCACATGGTGCCCACCCTGCAAAGACGAAATGCCTACACTCGATGCCTATTACAACAAACATAAAGAGGATGGTTTCATCATCATTGCCATCAACGATGGCGACCCCGCTCCAGAAGTCATTCAATTCGTGAAAGATTACCGTCTCACCTTCCCCGTTTGGATTGACCTCAATTACACAGCAACAGAACAGGTATTCAAAACATTGAATCTGCCCAGTTCATTTGTCATTGACCGTAATGGAACGATCCGCTTGCAATGGGTTGGCGGGATCAACAGCAAGATGCTCGAAAAATTCGTAACCCCCATTATTGAAGAAAAACTGTAA